In Opitutaceae bacterium TAV5, one genomic interval encodes:
- a CDS encoding 1-deoxy-D-xylulose 5-phosphate reductoisomerase, with amino-acid sequence MKRVVLLGATGSVGENTLAVLRAHPDKLRLVGAGACRSAEKLAAIVREFHVPHAALSDTAAASQARAAGLFPSGATSLHAGPDALAHLATLPEADIVLVAVVGTAGLAPALAALAAGKDLALASKEILVLAGPFVLAAARASGARLLPVDSEHNAVFQCLAGHDAADVRRIVLTASGGAFRDWPAERLAHATPADALRHPNWSMGPKITVDSATLANKGLELIEAQILFGLRPDQCQTILHPQSIVHALVEFTDGSLVAQLCPPSMTFPIQHALLHPGRAPAAAAPTLDLLTQNLTLDFRPIPPGRFPMLDLAHAAMRAGGAAPAIYNAANEIAVAAFLDGRLPFLAIPRVVEQTMASIDIKMTHPAELSAVLAVDAEARRVAAEMLKTETLKNQSRGLPGETDF; translated from the coding sequence ATGAAACGCGTCGTCCTCCTCGGTGCCACCGGCTCGGTCGGTGAAAACACGCTCGCCGTCCTGCGCGCCCATCCCGACAAGCTCCGCCTCGTCGGGGCCGGCGCCTGCCGCAGCGCGGAAAAACTCGCCGCCATCGTCCGCGAGTTTCACGTTCCGCACGCGGCGTTGTCCGACACCGCCGCCGCCAGCCAGGCCCGCGCCGCCGGCCTCTTTCCCTCCGGCGCCACGTCGCTCCACGCCGGCCCCGATGCGCTCGCGCACCTCGCCACGTTGCCCGAGGCTGACATCGTTCTCGTGGCCGTCGTCGGCACCGCCGGCCTCGCCCCCGCCCTCGCCGCCCTCGCCGCCGGCAAGGATCTCGCTCTCGCCTCCAAGGAAATCCTCGTCCTCGCCGGCCCCTTCGTCCTCGCCGCCGCCCGCGCCAGCGGCGCCCGGCTGCTCCCGGTGGACAGCGAACACAACGCCGTTTTCCAGTGCCTGGCCGGCCACGATGCCGCCGACGTCCGCCGCATCGTGCTCACCGCTTCGGGCGGCGCCTTTCGCGACTGGCCCGCAGAGCGCCTCGCCCACGCCACCCCGGCCGACGCGCTCCGCCACCCCAACTGGTCGATGGGTCCCAAAATCACCGTCGATTCCGCCACCCTCGCCAACAAGGGGCTCGAGCTCATCGAGGCGCAAATCCTCTTCGGCCTCCGGCCCGACCAGTGCCAGACGATCCTGCACCCGCAAAGCATCGTCCACGCGCTCGTCGAGTTCACGGACGGTTCGCTCGTCGCGCAGCTTTGCCCGCCCTCGATGACGTTTCCCATCCAGCATGCGCTGCTCCATCCCGGGCGCGCGCCCGCCGCCGCCGCGCCCACGCTCGACCTGCTCACACAAAACCTCACGCTCGACTTCCGCCCCATCCCCCCCGGCCGTTTCCCCATGCTCGATCTCGCCCATGCCGCCATGCGCGCAGGTGGCGCGGCTCCGGCGATTTACAATGCTGCCAACGAGATCGCCGTCGCCGCCTTCCTCGATGGCCGCCTCCCCTTTCTTGCGATTCCGCGAGTCGTGGAGCAGACTATGGCCTCGATCGACATCAAAATGACCCATCCCGCCGAACTTTCCGCCGTCCTTGCGGTCGATGCCGAAGCACGCCGCGTCGCGGCGGAAATGCTGAAAACCGAAACGCTGAAAAACCAAAGTCGGGGTCTTCCCGGAGAGACAGATTTTTAA
- a CDS encoding phosphatidate cytidylyltransferase, translated as MAKRTFSTLSLWLIILGTLWFFGTRGAAVLAIVVSVFTQLELYRMLRRMGHRPFVRLGLVSGALVVISPVLPAFGLPPSAFSLSVLAPANLLALSAIASALLLLGRRTPENRVESLGWTLFGIVYVPFLLQFLVQILLIAQPHASTGLVLGLWVIATSKFCDVGALLTGMAFGKHRMAPVISPKKTWEGAAGGVVTSALVGAGIAYFCRQWLPVTFTPLLAAAMAAPVALLGIVSDLVESIIKRRADTKDSGATIPGIGGMFDLSDSLLLTSPAAFILFSLFL; from the coding sequence GTGGCCAAACGCACTTTCAGCACCCTTTCCCTCTGGTTGATCATTCTCGGCACGCTCTGGTTTTTCGGCACGCGCGGCGCCGCCGTCCTCGCGATTGTCGTGAGTGTCTTCACGCAACTCGAACTCTACCGGATGCTCCGCCGGATGGGGCACCGGCCGTTTGTCCGGCTCGGGCTCGTGTCTGGCGCACTCGTCGTCATCTCGCCAGTGCTTCCGGCTTTCGGCCTTCCGCCTTCGGCCTTCAGTCTTTCCGTTCTCGCTCCCGCCAACCTCCTCGCGCTCTCCGCCATCGCCTCCGCCCTGCTTCTCCTCGGGCGCCGCACGCCGGAAAACCGCGTCGAGTCGCTCGGCTGGACGCTCTTCGGCATCGTTTACGTGCCGTTCCTGTTGCAGTTTCTCGTGCAGATCCTCCTCATCGCGCAACCGCACGCCTCCACCGGCCTCGTCCTCGGCCTCTGGGTGATCGCCACTTCCAAGTTCTGCGATGTCGGCGCGCTCCTCACCGGCATGGCTTTCGGCAAACACAGGATGGCGCCCGTCATCAGCCCGAAAAAAACCTGGGAAGGCGCGGCCGGCGGCGTCGTCACCTCGGCCCTCGTCGGCGCGGGCATCGCGTATTTTTGCCGCCAGTGGCTGCCTGTCACGTTCACGCCGCTCCTCGCCGCGGCCATGGCGGCGCCGGTCGCCCTCCTCGGCATCGTCTCCGATCTCGTGGAATCGATCATCAAGCGCCGCGCCGACACCAAGGACTCCGGCGCGACCATCCCCGGAATCGGAGGCATGTTCGACCTTTCCGACAGCCTGCTGCTCACCTCGCCCGCCGCCTTCATCCTGTTTTCCCTCTTCCTCTGA
- a CDS encoding UDP pyrophosphate synthase (catalyzes the formation of undecaprenyl pyrophosphate from isopentenyl pyrophosphate) — MDSATPPPAMPPPPAHVAIIMDGNGRWARQRGLPRIEGHRRGVEAVRAAIEGAREQGIRYLTLYAFSAENWKRPQDEVGALMGLLELFLKRETSTLIKNRIRLRTIGQTAALPPVVRSELAAAIAATAAFTEHTLILALNYGSRTEILDAARSLAADAAAGRLAPDAITWETLAARLYTAGLPDPDLVIRTSGETRISNFLLLQAAYAEFVFMPVLWPDFRKEDLATAIAEYYRRERRFGGTGIADSKS, encoded by the coding sequence ATCGATTCCGCGACGCCGCCTCCCGCGATGCCGCCGCCGCCCGCCCATGTGGCCATCATCATGGATGGCAATGGTCGCTGGGCTCGCCAGCGCGGACTTCCCCGGATCGAGGGTCACCGCCGCGGGGTCGAGGCCGTCCGCGCCGCCATCGAAGGCGCCCGCGAGCAGGGCATCCGTTACCTCACGCTCTACGCCTTCTCCGCCGAAAACTGGAAACGTCCCCAGGATGAAGTCGGCGCGCTCATGGGCCTGCTCGAGCTTTTTCTCAAACGGGAAACCTCCACCCTGATCAAGAACCGCATCCGGCTCCGCACCATCGGCCAGACCGCCGCCCTGCCTCCCGTCGTCCGGAGCGAACTGGCGGCCGCCATCGCGGCCACCGCCGCGTTCACCGAACACACCCTGATCCTCGCGCTCAACTACGGCTCCCGCACCGAAATCCTCGACGCCGCCCGCTCGCTCGCCGCCGATGCCGCCGCCGGCCGCCTCGCGCCCGACGCCATCACCTGGGAAACCCTCGCCGCCCGCCTCTACACCGCCGGCCTCCCCGACCCCGACCTCGTCATCCGCACGTCCGGCGAGACGCGCATCAGCAATTTCCTGCTCCTCCAGGCCGCCTACGCCGAATTCGTTTTCATGCCCGTCCTCTGGCCCGACTTCCGGAAGGAAGACCTCGCGACCGCCATCGCCGAGTATTATCGCCGCGAACGCCGTTTTGGCGGCACCGGCATCGCCGATTCCAAATCCTGA
- a CDS encoding ATP phosphoribosyltransferase: MLGLPKGSLEESTKTLFAKAGWKITTSSRSYKPSIDDPELDGRFIRAQEVSRYVEHGFFDCGLTGWDWVQENESDVVEVCDLVYSRASTLKSRWVLCVPEASSLQKPEDLAGKRVATELVGTVKRYFAAKNIPVQVEFSWGATEVKVPDLVDAIVDITETGSSLRANKLRIIDTLLTTNTKFIANKASWANPAKRKKIETIALLLRGALEAGSKVGLKLNLPKSALDAMIRQLPSLRNPTISPLSNPDWIALETIIDESVAREIIPQLKALGGEGIVEYPLNKVVY, translated from the coding sequence ATGCTCGGCCTGCCCAAGGGCAGTCTCGAGGAATCGACAAAAACGCTCTTTGCCAAAGCCGGCTGGAAGATCACGACCAGTTCGCGCTCCTACAAGCCGTCCATCGACGACCCCGAGCTGGATGGCCGTTTCATCCGCGCCCAGGAGGTCAGCCGCTACGTCGAGCACGGCTTTTTTGACTGCGGCCTCACCGGCTGGGACTGGGTGCAGGAAAACGAATCCGACGTCGTCGAGGTGTGCGATCTGGTCTACAGCCGCGCCTCCACGCTCAAGTCGCGCTGGGTGCTCTGCGTGCCCGAAGCCTCCTCCCTGCAAAAACCCGAGGACCTCGCCGGCAAACGCGTGGCCACCGAACTCGTCGGCACCGTGAAACGTTACTTCGCGGCGAAAAACATCCCCGTGCAGGTCGAATTTTCCTGGGGCGCCACCGAGGTGAAAGTGCCCGATCTCGTCGATGCCATCGTGGACATCACCGAGACCGGCTCCTCGCTGCGCGCCAACAAGCTGCGCATCATCGACACGCTCCTCACCACCAACACCAAATTCATCGCCAACAAGGCGTCCTGGGCCAATCCCGCCAAGCGCAAGAAGATCGAGACCATCGCCCTTCTCCTGCGCGGCGCGCTCGAGGCCGGCAGCAAGGTCGGGCTCAAACTCAACCTCCCGAAAAGCGCCCTCGACGCCATGATCAGGCAGCTCCCCTCGCTGCGCAACCCGACGATCTCCCCGCTGAGCAATCCCGACTGGATCGCGCTCGAGACGATCATCGACGAAAGCGTCGCCCGCGAGATCATCCCGCAACTCAAGGCCCTCGGCGGCGAAGGCATCGTCGAGTACCCGCTCAACAAGGTCGTGTACTGA
- a CDS encoding apolipoprotein acyltransferase produces the protein MTTMNVTLGLLQHACAADPKANLKKTLALTEKAAKQGAQIICTQELFRSQYFCQSEDHKFFDLAEPIPGPTTEAFRKIARKYKVVIVASLFEKRASGLYHNTAAIIDADGSLLGIYRKMHIPDDPLFYEKFYFTPGDTGFRAWQTRYGKIGVLICWDQWYPEGARLTALQGAEILFYPTAIGWHPSEKAEYGVNQHGAWETIQRSHAVANGCYVASINRIGREVIKGVGGDGIEFWGQSFVAGTSGQILAKASVDKEEILLVPVELGKVDVTRTHWPFFRDRRIDAYGQLTQRFIDS, from the coding sequence CTGACCACCATGAACGTCACTCTCGGACTCCTCCAGCACGCCTGCGCCGCCGACCCGAAGGCCAATCTCAAAAAAACCCTCGCTCTCACCGAAAAGGCGGCGAAACAGGGCGCGCAGATCATCTGCACCCAGGAGCTTTTCCGTTCGCAGTACTTCTGCCAGAGCGAGGATCACAAGTTCTTCGATCTTGCCGAGCCCATCCCCGGACCGACCACGGAGGCGTTCCGGAAAATCGCCAGAAAATACAAGGTCGTCATCGTTGCCTCGCTCTTCGAAAAACGCGCCAGCGGCCTCTACCACAACACGGCCGCCATCATCGACGCGGATGGCTCGCTCCTCGGCATCTACCGCAAGATGCACATCCCGGACGATCCGCTCTTCTACGAAAAGTTCTATTTCACGCCCGGCGACACCGGCTTTCGCGCCTGGCAAACCCGGTACGGCAAGATCGGCGTCCTCATCTGCTGGGACCAGTGGTATCCCGAAGGCGCGCGTCTCACCGCGCTCCAGGGCGCCGAGATCCTTTTTTATCCGACCGCCATCGGCTGGCATCCGTCCGAGAAAGCCGAATACGGCGTCAACCAGCACGGCGCGTGGGAAACGATCCAGCGCTCGCACGCCGTCGCCAACGGCTGCTACGTGGCCTCGATCAACCGCATCGGCCGCGAAGTCATCAAGGGCGTGGGCGGCGACGGCATCGAATTCTGGGGCCAGAGCTTCGTCGCCGGCACCAGCGGCCAGATCCTCGCCAAGGCGAGCGTCGACAAGGAGGAGATCCTTCTCGTCCCGGTCGAACTCGGCAAGGTGGACGTGACCCGCACCCACTGGCCGTTTTTCCGCGACCGCCGCATCGACGCTTACGGACAACTCACGCAACGCTTCATCGATTCCTGA
- a CDS encoding agmatine deiminase: MTTSAKSTKTAQKKAAPADSAAGHPAAPGTGTPAALGFRMPAEWAPQTAVWLSWPHKYESWPGKFRPVPYLFSRIVTAISQREEVRINCAARLQARAAKLCAKAGADMARVTFYDHPTNDAWCRDHGPIFVKHTQTGEVALTDWAYNAWGDKYPPYDLDNEIPPSIGRALGLRRFEKNDMVLEGGSIDVNGEGLLLTSEQCLLNKNRNPHLTKEQIEQNLRDYLGVTQILWVGDGIVGDDTDGHIDDMTRFYKPDGFITCVEPATHDKNHAILAENLERLKSFRTPAGGKFDIVELPMPRPFGFQRQRVPASYANFLIINGAVLVPTFRQNKRDREACQIIASCFPDREVVPIDCYHLIWGLGTLHCISQQQPA; this comes from the coding sequence GTGACAACTTCCGCGAAATCCACCAAAACCGCCCAGAAAAAAGCCGCGCCCGCCGACTCCGCCGCCGGACATCCCGCCGCCCCGGGGACCGGCACGCCCGCCGCGCTCGGCTTCCGCATGCCGGCCGAGTGGGCGCCGCAGACCGCCGTCTGGTTGTCATGGCCGCACAAATACGAGTCCTGGCCCGGCAAGTTCCGGCCGGTTCCCTACCTGTTCAGCCGTATCGTCACCGCGATCAGCCAGCGCGAGGAAGTGCGGATCAACTGCGCCGCCCGCCTCCAGGCCCGCGCCGCGAAACTCTGCGCCAAGGCCGGCGCCGACATGGCGCGCGTCACCTTTTACGATCATCCGACCAACGACGCCTGGTGCCGCGATCACGGCCCGATCTTCGTGAAACACACGCAGACCGGCGAGGTAGCGCTCACCGACTGGGCCTACAATGCCTGGGGCGACAAGTACCCGCCCTACGATCTCGACAACGAAATCCCGCCCAGCATCGGCCGGGCGCTCGGCCTGCGCCGTTTCGAGAAAAACGACATGGTGCTCGAAGGCGGCTCGATCGACGTCAACGGCGAAGGCCTGCTCCTCACCAGCGAGCAATGCCTGCTCAACAAAAACCGCAACCCGCACCTCACGAAGGAGCAGATCGAACAAAACCTCCGCGATTACCTCGGCGTCACGCAAATCCTCTGGGTCGGCGACGGCATCGTCGGGGACGACACCGACGGGCACATCGACGACATGACGCGGTTTTACAAGCCCGACGGTTTCATCACCTGCGTCGAACCCGCCACGCATGACAAGAATCACGCCATCCTCGCGGAAAACCTCGAACGCCTGAAATCGTTCCGCACGCCGGCCGGCGGCAAGTTCGATATCGTGGAGCTGCCCATGCCGCGCCCCTTCGGTTTCCAGCGGCAGCGGGTGCCGGCGAGTTACGCGAATTTCCTCATCATCAACGGCGCCGTCCTCGTCCCGACCTTTCGCCAGAACAAGCGCGACCGCGAGGCATGCCAGATCATCGCCTCCTGTTTCCCGGATCGCGAAGTGGTGCCGATCGACTGCTATCACCTCATCTGGGGCCTCGGCACGCTGCACTGCATCTCGCAGCAGCAGCCGGCGTAG
- a CDS encoding uracil phosphoribosyltransferase, with protein sequence MLHVIDHPLAHHAITHLRDRTTKPATFRVLSHHISTLLTLEATRDLGTRTISVETPLETTTGQVLGQPLVVVPILRAGLSMVEPVANLFPDVSVGYIGIERDPVTHFARSYYCKLPPLAGARVLLVDPMLASGGSAVMALDVIKQNGATDIRMLNVVAAPEGVEAVHAAHPDVKIFAGALDRCLNASKYILPGLGDFGDRLYGT encoded by the coding sequence ATGCTTCACGTCATCGACCACCCGCTCGCCCATCACGCCATCACGCATCTGCGCGACAGGACGACCAAGCCCGCGACCTTCCGCGTGCTCAGCCATCATATCTCGACCTTGCTCACCCTGGAAGCGACGCGCGACCTCGGCACCCGGACGATCAGCGTCGAGACGCCGCTGGAAACCACCACCGGGCAGGTGCTCGGGCAGCCGCTGGTCGTGGTGCCGATCCTGCGCGCCGGGCTGAGCATGGTGGAGCCGGTCGCCAACCTGTTCCCCGACGTGAGCGTGGGTTACATCGGCATCGAGCGCGACCCGGTCACGCACTTCGCCCGCAGTTATTATTGCAAGCTGCCGCCGCTCGCCGGAGCGCGGGTGTTGCTGGTCGATCCGATGCTGGCCAGCGGCGGCTCGGCCGTGATGGCCCTGGATGTCATCAAGCAAAACGGCGCGACGGACATCCGCATGCTCAATGTCGTGGCCGCGCCCGAGGGCGTGGAGGCCGTGCACGCCGCGCATCCTGACGTGAAAATTTTTGCCGGGGCGCTCGACCGGTGCCTCAACGCCAGCAAGTACATCCTTCCCGGCCTCGGCGATTTCGGCGACCGGCTTTACGGGACGTGA
- a CDS encoding ACP synthase, giving the protein MNIEIPTGGILIGLGCDIIEVERIRGVLVRQGDRFLDRVFTDEERTYCFGMKYPHKHLAARFAAKEAVSKCFRTGIGAELGWKSVSVWHGPRHDPHVRLDEKGEALLRHIGGTQVLVSLSHTDTAAMAVAAIVKAV; this is encoded by the coding sequence ATGAACATCGAAATCCCCACCGGCGGCATCCTGATCGGGCTCGGTTGCGACATCATCGAGGTCGAGCGCATTCGCGGCGTTCTGGTGCGGCAGGGCGACCGGTTTCTCGACCGCGTCTTTACCGACGAGGAGCGCACCTACTGCTTCGGGATGAAATATCCGCACAAGCACCTCGCGGCCCGTTTTGCCGCGAAGGAAGCGGTGTCGAAGTGCTTCCGCACCGGGATCGGCGCGGAGCTCGGGTGGAAATCGGTCTCGGTCTGGCACGGTCCGCGTCACGATCCCCATGTGCGGCTCGATGAAAAAGGCGAGGCCCTGCTCCGCCATATCGGCGGCACGCAGGTGCTCGTGTCGCTCTCGCACACGGATACCGCGGCGATGGCCGTGGCCGCGATCGTGAAGGCCGTGTAG
- a CDS encoding pyridoxamine 5'-phosphate oxidase, producing the protein MTILLGVNIDHAATLRQARYRGYERTAGGPVEPDPVALASLAEQAGADGITIHVREDRRHIQERDAWRLREVAQTRINLEMACTPAMIDFALELKPDSVCVVPENREEISTEGGLDVAGNRDRVRACVEAMNAAGITTSLFIDPEAAQIEAAAAVGAPWVELHTGSWANAYHSPRRAGELARLIDGAGRARSAGLVVNAGHGINYVNVAEIRTVPHLHELNIGHSILSRALFGGIAEAVREMKARMNG; encoded by the coding sequence ATGACAATCCTTCTCGGAGTTAACATCGATCACGCCGCCACGCTGCGGCAAGCGCGCTACCGGGGTTACGAGCGGACGGCCGGCGGGCCGGTGGAGCCCGATCCGGTCGCCCTCGCCTCGCTGGCCGAGCAGGCGGGCGCCGACGGCATCACCATCCATGTGCGCGAGGACCGCCGCCACATCCAGGAACGCGACGCATGGCGCCTGCGCGAGGTCGCGCAGACCCGCATCAACCTGGAAATGGCCTGCACCCCGGCGATGATCGACTTCGCGCTCGAGCTGAAGCCGGATTCGGTCTGCGTGGTGCCGGAAAACCGCGAGGAAATCTCGACCGAGGGCGGGCTTGACGTCGCCGGCAACCGCGACCGGGTGCGCGCCTGCGTGGAGGCGATGAACGCCGCCGGCATCACGACCAGCCTGTTCATCGATCCGGAGGCAGCGCAGATCGAGGCCGCCGCCGCTGTCGGCGCGCCGTGGGTGGAGTTGCACACCGGTTCCTGGGCCAACGCGTATCACTCGCCGCGCCGCGCCGGCGAACTGGCCCGGCTCATCGACGGCGCCGGCCGCGCCCGCTCCGCCGGCCTCGTGGTCAATGCCGGGCACGGCATCAACTACGTCAATGTCGCCGAAATCCGCACCGTGCCGCACCTGCACGAGCTCAATATCGGCCACAGCATCCTTTCCCGCGCGCTTTTCGGCGGCATCGCCGAGGCCGTCCGCGAGATGAAGGCGCGGATGAACGGCTGA
- a CDS encoding hypoxanthine phosphoribosyltransferase encodes MHADLESVLVPESEIKKRLRKLGAEICALYGDEEITVVALINGAIFFTADLLRHIPNPVRLDCVRISSYRNETRSLGKPRILGNLSLDIANRHVLLIDDILDTGKTLSVVANMIRKLEPASVRTCVLLDKRGRREVEFEADFVGFQIPDKFVVGYGLDFAERYRNLPCIGVLKPHLQNPPEWA; translated from the coding sequence GTGCATGCCGACCTCGAGTCGGTGCTCGTCCCAGAGAGCGAAATCAAAAAACGCCTGCGCAAGCTCGGCGCGGAGATCTGCGCCCTCTACGGCGACGAAGAGATCACCGTCGTGGCCCTGATCAACGGCGCCATCTTCTTCACCGCCGACCTGCTCCGCCACATCCCCAACCCCGTGCGTCTCGACTGCGTGCGCATTTCCAGCTACCGCAACGAGACGCGTTCGCTCGGCAAGCCCCGCATCCTCGGCAACCTCAGCCTCGACATCGCCAACCGCCACGTGCTGCTGATCGACGACATCCTCGACACCGGCAAGACGCTCTCCGTCGTGGCCAACATGATACGCAAGCTCGAGCCCGCCAGCGTGCGCACCTGCGTGCTGCTCGACAAGCGCGGCCGCCGCGAGGTCGAGTTCGAGGCCGATTTCGTCGGCTTCCAGATCCCCGACAAGTTTGTGGTCGGCTACGGCCTCGATTTCGCCGAACGCTACCGCAACCTCCCCTGCATCGGCGTCCTCAAGCCCCACCTGCAAAACCCGCCCGAGTGGGCGTGA
- a CDS encoding glycerol-3-phosphate dehydrogenase encodes MNFAVIGAGAWGTAFAIHLSRLDHTVTLVPRRFEQALALASSHENADYLPGIPLPPSLQIGHELAPVLMEAEVVILACPSQSLRQTCGNIRAASGLATQLRLVISLAKGLELSTHLRPSEVIQAALPGYLAASLTGPTNAAGVARGKPAAMVLAAAPVPDASAAAASGYLATVQAAISGPTLRVYLGSDVAGAEFGGCLKNIYAIAAGCCDGLKLGDNAKAALLTRALTEMVRVGVALGARQETFYGLGGFGDLVATCTGAWSRNRTFGQHLGEGKRAADLIAASKSVVEGYRTTESFYELCQERGIDAPILTEVYRILYQDLPPVEALTALMTRELKHE; translated from the coding sequence ATGAATTTTGCCGTCATCGGGGCGGGTGCCTGGGGCACCGCGTTTGCCATCCATCTCTCGCGACTCGACCACACGGTGACACTCGTGCCCCGGCGTTTCGAGCAGGCGCTCGCGCTCGCCTCCTCGCACGAAAACGCCGATTACCTGCCCGGCATCCCGCTGCCGCCCAGCCTGCAGATCGGCCATGAACTCGCGCCCGTGCTCATGGAGGCCGAAGTCGTCATCCTCGCGTGCCCCTCGCAATCCCTGCGCCAGACCTGCGGAAACATCCGCGCCGCCTCCGGCCTCGCCACGCAACTGCGCCTCGTCATCAGCCTCGCCAAGGGGCTCGAACTTTCCACCCACCTCCGCCCGAGCGAGGTCATCCAGGCCGCGTTGCCCGGCTACCTCGCCGCCAGTCTCACCGGCCCCACCAACGCCGCCGGAGTCGCCCGCGGCAAACCCGCCGCGATGGTCCTCGCCGCCGCGCCCGTTCCCGATGCTTCGGCGGCGGCCGCCTCCGGTTACCTCGCCACCGTGCAGGCCGCGATCAGCGGGCCGACCTTGCGCGTGTACCTCGGCAGCGACGTGGCCGGAGCGGAATTCGGCGGTTGCCTGAAAAACATCTACGCCATCGCCGCCGGCTGCTGCGACGGACTGAAGCTCGGCGACAACGCCAAGGCTGCCCTGCTCACCCGCGCCCTCACCGAAATGGTGCGCGTGGGCGTCGCGCTCGGCGCGCGGCAGGAAACGTTTTACGGGCTCGGCGGCTTCGGCGACCTCGTCGCCACCTGTACCGGCGCCTGGAGCCGCAACCGCACCTTCGGCCAGCACCTCGGCGAAGGAAAGCGGGCCGCCGACCTCATTGCCGCCAGCAAATCCGTGGTCGAGGGCTACCGGACGACGGAGAGTTTTTACGAACTCTGCCAGGAGCGCGGCATCGATGCCCCGATTCTCACCGAAGTCTACCGCATCCTCTACCAGGACCTCCCGCCGGTCGAGGCGCTGACCGCGCTGATGACGCGCGAACTGAAGCACGAATGA
- a CDS encoding chromosome condensation protein CcrB — translation MPSSLSITWQQIALVAFGGGLGSVARFLLSAYASGRTPGWRFPLGTFLVNLIGCLVIGALWAAAERWPILTPHLRLLLFTGVIGGFTTFSSFGLETVLLLRRGEAGVAVLYVALSLVCGLGILWLAIRAVR, via the coding sequence ATGCCATCCTCCCTGTCCATCACCTGGCAACAGATCGCACTCGTGGCTTTTGGCGGCGGTCTCGGCAGCGTGGCGCGGTTTCTTCTTTCGGCGTATGCATCCGGCCGCACGCCCGGCTGGCGCTTCCCGCTCGGCACCTTTCTGGTCAACCTCATCGGCTGCCTCGTGATCGGTGCGCTCTGGGCGGCGGCGGAGCGCTGGCCCATCCTCACGCCCCACCTGCGCCTGCTGCTCTTCACCGGCGTGATCGGCGGATTCACGACCTTCTCGTCGTTCGGGCTGGAAACGGTGCTCCTCCTGCGCCGCGGCGAGGCCGGCGTGGCCGTGCTCTATGTCGCGCTCAGCCTCGTTTGCGGACTCGGCATCCTCTGGCTGGCGATCCGCGCCGTCAGGTAA
- a CDS encoding ABC transporter: protein MGTRIRTVRRPRTRKSAAPLLSVASLGVVRDRKIILGGIDWSVQRGEHWVIMGPNGCGKTSLLKSLTGYLSPTTGELTLLGHRYGESDWRDLRLQVGIVTSALQAAVPAAEPALETVISGRYAQLDLWVKTTAADRRDGLRWLKFAGGAALADRPWTYLSQGERQRVLIARALMANPRLLILDEPCSGLDPVAREQFLQFVETLARRRGGPALVLVTHHVEEITPAFTHALVLREGRAVAAGLREKTLTSAVLGKAFGAPMRLRRHGDRLELRLHALRERGAVFGR from the coding sequence ATGGGCACACGCATCCGCACCGTCCGACGTCCACGCACCCGCAAATCCGCCGCGCCGCTCCTTTCCGTCGCCAGTCTCGGCGTCGTCCGCGACCGGAAAATCATTCTCGGCGGCATCGACTGGAGCGTGCAGCGCGGCGAGCACTGGGTCATCATGGGGCCCAACGGTTGCGGCAAGACCTCGCTCCTCAAATCGCTCACCGGCTACCTCTCGCCGACCACCGGCGAACTCACGCTGCTCGGCCACCGCTACGGCGAGAGCGACTGGCGCGATCTGCGGCTCCAGGTGGGCATCGTCACCAGCGCGCTCCAGGCCGCCGTCCCGGCCGCCGAGCCCGCGCTCGAAACCGTCATCAGCGGGCGCTATGCGCAGCTCGATCTCTGGGTAAAAACCACCGCCGCCGACCGCCGCGACGGCCTGCGCTGGCTGAAATTTGCCGGCGGCGCGGCGCTGGCCGACCGTCCGTGGACGTACCTTTCGCAAGGCGAGCGCCAGCGCGTGCTCATCGCCCGCGCCCTGATGGCCAACCCGCGCCTGCTCATTCTCGACGAACCGTGCTCGGGCCTCGATCCGGTGGCGCGCGAGCAGTTTTTGCAGTTTGTCGAAACGCTCGCCCGCCGCCGCGGCGGCCCTGCGCTCGTGCTCGTGACGCATCACGTGGAGGAGATCACGCCGGCGTTCACGCACGCGCTCGTGCTCCGCGAGGGCAGGGCGGTGGCCGCCGGCTTGCGGGAAAAAACGCTGACAAGTGCCGTGCTGGGAAAAGCCTTCGGCGCCCCCATGCGCCTCCGCCGCCACGGCGACCGGCTCGAACTCCGGCTGCACGCGCTGCGCGAACGGGGCGCGGTCTTCGGAAGGTAG